Below is a genomic region from Mesorhizobium sp. NZP2298.
CCATCAGCACGATCTTGGCCTGCGACAGCATGGTGCGGGCGATGGCCACCGCCTGGCGTTGGCCACCCGACATCTGCTTGACCAGGTCGCGCGGCCGGGTTTCGGACTTGAGCTCGGCGAAGATCTGGCCGGCGCGCTTGTACATCGCCGCATAGTCGAGAATGCGGAACGGACCGACGCCGCGCCGCAACTCGCGCCCGAGATAGACGTTCGCCGCCGCGGTCAGATTGTTGCAGAGTGCCAGGTCCTGGTGGACGATCTCGATGCCGTGCTGGCGCGCCTCGACCGGCTTGTGCAGGATCAGTTCCTTGTCGTCCATCCGCATCGCGCCGTGGCTCGGCCGGAAATTGCCTGCGATCATCTTGACCAGCGTCGACTTGCCGGCGCCGTTGTCGCCCATCAGGCCGACGACCTGGCCTGGCTCGATCGACAGCGACACGTCGTTGACCGCCTGGATGGCGCCGAAATGCTTCGAGATGTTGGTGAGTTCGAGAACCGCCACCAGCCTTTGCCTCCCTGTGCTTGCCGCATGCCCGGGACAGGGGCGGCTTTCGCGTCGCTCTCCCAGCTCCTCCCGGAAACAGCGATGTCAGGCATTTACGCAAATGCCCGTGCGGGCGTCAATTGTCCGATGAATAGGAAATAGGGCAATTGTCGGACGAATAGGGGATAGCGGTTCCGAAAAATCCGTTTTGTAGGACAAATAGCAATTGACGTTGGCGGCTTGCCGTTATTAGCTGAGGGTCGGAGGAAGATTTGCCGGTCCCGAGCCATGATCGACGGCGGGGTCGGCGCGAGATCATCGACCGTGCCGGCGCTGCCGGTCCGGTCGCATCTGGAAATGCTTATCGGTCTTGCCAGGCGGCACGGGCATTCCCTGCCATCTCGCGTTGGGGCCGATTTGTGTGGCGGGCACGCCGTGTCCGTCTGTTTTTCAAGGGAGGACTGATATGAGGAAAACAGTTTTGCTCGCCGCCGTCGCCGCCATGGCGTTGGGCGCCGGGCCGGCTTTGGCCAAGAAGCAACTCGTCATCGTGGTGAAAGGTCTCGACAATCCGTTCTTCGAGGCCATCCACCAGGGCTGCGAGAAATGGAACAAGGAAAACGCCAGCTCGGAATATGAATGCTTCTACACTGGTCCGGCGTCGACTTCCGACGAGGCCGGCGAGGCCCAGATCCTTCAGGATATACTGAGCAAGCCTGACACGGCGGCGGTGGCGATCTCGCCGTCCAACGCGCCACTGATCGCGCAGACGCTCAAGACCGCCAATCCGACGATCCCGATCATGACCGTCGACGCCGACCTCGCCAAGGAGGACGCAGCCCTTCGCAAGACCTATCTCGGCACCGACAACTACCTGATGGGCAAGAAGATCGGCGAATACATCAAGAAGGCCAAGCCGAATGGCGGCACGATCTGCACCATCGAGGGCAACCCGGCAGCCGATAACATCCTGCGCCGCGCGCAAGGCATGCGCGACGCCCTGACGGGCAAGGAGGGGCTTGCGGCACTCGCAGGCGAAGGCGGCTGGACCGAAGTCGCCGGCTGCCCGGTGTTCACCAATGACGACGGTGCCAAGGGCGTCCAGGCAATGACCGATATCCTTGCCGCCAACCCCAAGCTCGATGCTTTCGGCATCATGGGTGGCTGGCCGCTGTTCGGCGCGCCGCAGCCTTATCGCGACCTGGTTGGACCGTTGAAGGACCGGCTGGCCAAGAACGACTTCGTCATCGGTGCCGCCGACACGATCGGCGACGAGGTGGCGATCGCCAGGGATGGCCTTGTCACCGCGCTGGTCGGCCAGCGGCCCTTTGAAATGGGCTACAAGGCGCCGTCGGTGATGATCGACCTGATCACGGGCAAGAAGGTCGACGATCCGGTCTTCACCGGCCTCGACGAATGCACCAAGGATACGGTCGACACCTGTATCCAGAAGTAGGTCTTCGATCCGGGGCGCTCGGCAAACGGGCGCCCCGTCAATTCCTGAGCGAGACGCCGTGGCGAGGGGCAACAGGCTCCGGCCTTGTCGCGTCCATGGTTTGGATTTTCGGCAACGGGATCGGCGCGCCACGCAGGTTCGGATCCATCCGGGCGACGGGCAGCCGACCTATTGGAACGTGGATGCCGCACGAGAAGGCAGAAAGAAAAGCCAGCCGGGCCAAGGCGCAAGCCAGCCGCGATCCGGCGGTCATGCGCAGGGCCGACGCGGCGCACTTTCCCGGATCCAGTGTTCATGCCTCGCTCGCCAGCGAGATCGGTCTGCGGATCGTGCGCGGCGATTATCCGCCCGGCAGCATCCTGCCCAACGAGGCCAAATGGGCCGAAACCTTCAATGTCAGCCGTTCGGCGGTGCGCGAGGCGATCAAGATGCTGATGGCCAAGAGCCTTTTGGCATCACGCCCCAAGATCGGCAGCTGGGTCGAGCCGAAGGAGCGCTGGAACCTGCTCGACCGCGACGTGCTCGCCTGGTACGCGACCGCGCCCGACCGCGAGGCCTTCCTGCGCACCGTGCAGGAGTTCCGCCATATCATCGAACCGGAAGCGTCGGCCTTTGCCGCCATGCGGCGCAGCGACGAGCAGATGGCCGAGATCAGCCTTGCCTGCCGCGAGATGGGCGAGGCGGCCAACCTGCCTGAACGCATCCGCGCCGACACACGCTTTCACCTCGCCATCCTGCGGGCCTCGGGCAATGACCTTCTGGTGCCGCTCGGCGTGCTGATCGAGTCCGCGCTCGACCATCTCTTCGTCTTCACCACGCGGCAGGTCGGCGACCAGCGGCGAGCGCAGAAACTGCATGAAGCGATCGAGAAGAACATCCGACTGCAACGGCCGGCGGCGGCCCGCAATGCCGTGCACAAACTGCTCGCAGACACCGATGAAGGGATTGGAAGCAGGCGGCGGTGAACCGTCCGGCCGTTTGAGCCTCAAATCGTCTGCTTCTTGCCATCCTTCGTTGGCATCAGGTCGACGCCGTTGATCTTGGCGATATGCGTCGCCAGCATAGGCACGAACTGTTCTGCCGGACCGGTGGCATGGGCGCCGGCGAAGGAATTCTTGGTGGCGTTGCCGAGCGGGTTGGCGATACCGGCCGCACCCGCCATGGACTCCAGGTACGTCAGGTCCTTGAAGGCGTTGGCGATGGTGAATTTGTGGGCGTCGCGGTCGCCTTCCAGCGTCCAGCGCATGAAGGTCTGGTAGAAGCCGCAATCCATTCGGCCGTTGCGGATGACGCTGTCGAAACGCGGCGGCGAGATGCCGACCTTTTCAGCCAGGGCCAATGCTTCGGAATAGATGGCGGCATAGCCCAGCGAGATGAAGTTGTTGAGCAGTTTCATGCGGTGGCCATCGCCGGTGTCGCCGATGTGGACGATACGGCCGGCCCAGGTTTCGATCACCGGTTTCACCCGGGCAAAGACGGCATCCGGCGCGCCGACCATGGCATCGAGCGTGCCTTCCCAGGCCTCCTTCGGGGTGCGGCTCAGCGGCGCATCGACATAGTCGATGCCAAGCGCGTTGAGTTCGGCCGCGAGCGCGACGGTCGAGACCGGGTCCGAGGTTGAACAGTCGACGACGACCGAACCTTTCTTCAAGCCTTCCTTGAGGCCACCGGGGCCGCGGATGATGGCTTCCACTTCGCGCGACCCGGTGACGCAGATGAAAACAATATCAGACGCCGCCGCGACATCGCGCGAGGTCGATGCTTCCCTGGCGCCTCGGCCAAGAAGGTCCTCCGCCGGCTTGCGGTTCTTGCGGCCAAGGAATGTCAGGGGATAGCCCTTGTCGACGATGTTCTTGGCAATGCCGTGCCCCATCAGGCCAAGGCCGATGAAGCCGATCGTCTCGCGCGCGGCGGAGGTGTTCATGTCGTCTGTCCTATCCCGGATTATCGATAATTGCGCCGCCGTTTTAGACCTATGTGGTTGCGGAATGCAATATTGTCTGACAATAGACGGGAATTCCAGAGCCTGTCATGGAGACCAGAATGACGAAGCGGATCATGTTCACCGGCGGCAGCGGCAAGGCTGGGCGCCATGTCGTGCAATATCTTGTCGAGCAGGGCTGCCAGGTGCTCAACATCGACACCAAGCCGCTCGACAATCCCAAGGTGCGCACGCTGATCACCGACATTACCGACAGCGGGCAGGTGTTCAACGCGCTGTCGAGCTATATGGGCCTGCACGAATTCGACCCGTCGCTGCGCCCGCAGCCGGTGGATGCGGTGGTGCATTTCGCCGCCATCCCGCGCATCATGATCACGCCCGACAACGAGGTGTTCCGGATCAATGCGATGGGCACCTATAACGTCATCGAGGCGGCGGTGAAGCTCGGCATCCGCAAGATCATCATCGCTTCCTCCGAGACAACCTATGGACTGGTGTTCGCCAACGAGCCGCGCGATCCCAAATATTTCCCGCTCGACGAGGAGTATGATGTCGATCCGATGGATAGCTACGCGCTGTCCAAGATCGTCAACGAGAAAACCGCGCGGGCTTTCGCGCAACGCAACGGCACCGACATCTATGCCTTGCGCATCGGCAATGTCATCGAGCCGCACGAATATTCGCTGTTTCCGAAGTGGTTCGCCGATCCCGGTTTTCGCAAGCGCATTGCCTGGAGCTATGTCGACGCGCGCGATCTCGGCCAGATCACGCTACGCGCCATCGAGAAGGACGGTCTCGGCTACCAGGTGTTCAACGCGGCCAATGACGATACCTCGTCCGACCTGCCGACGGCGGAACTCCTGAAGCGCTTCTATCCGGGCGTGCCGGTCAAGGCCGAACTTGGTGAATATGAGACGCTGCTGTCGAACCGCAAGGCGCGCGACATGCTGGGCTTCCGCCCGGAACACAGCTGGCGCAAATACGTCAAAACGGCCTGACCGAGCGAACAAGAGAGGCTGGGCTGTGCATAGCGGGGCGCTTTGCGGCCCAACCGTTCCGTGGTGCTTGACAGCTTCCGCAAACCAGCCTTTCTGAAGCGTATGCGGGACGCGAAGCCGAACAAGGAAAAATCGCCTGTTAAGGCGGATGCCGCCGAGCGCTCGACCGGTGTTCGCCGGCCCGACGCGGCGCGTATTCCCGGCGCCAGCGTGCACACGTCGCTGGCGAGCGAGATCGGTCTGCGGATCGTGCGCGGCGACTATCCGCCCGGCACCATCCTGCCCAACGAAGCCAAATGGTCGGAGACCTTCAGCGTCAGCCGCTCGGCGGTGCGTGAGGCAATCAAGATGCTGATGGCCAAGAGCCTGCTTGCATCACGGCCCAAGATCGGCAGTTGGGTGGAGCCGAAAGAACGCTGGAACCTGCTCGACCGCGATGTGCTCGCCTGGTACGCGACGTCGCCGGACCGCGAGGTGTTCCTGAAGACGGTGCAGGAGTTCCGCCACATCATCGAGCCGGAAGCGACCGCTTTCGCGGCGATGCGGCGGACCGACGAGCAGATGGCCGAGATCAGCCAGGCCTGCCGCGAGATGGGCGAGGCCGCCAGCCTGCAGGAGCGCACCCGCGCCGACACGCGCTTTCATCTCGCCATCCTGCGCGCCTCCGGCAACGATCTTCTGGTGCCGCTTGGCGTGCTGATCGAATCCGCGTTCGATCACCTGTTCACCTTCACCACCCGGGAAGTCGATGATCTCAACCATGCGCAAAAGCTGCATGAGGCGATCGAGAAGAACATCCGGCTGCAACGCCCGGACGCGGCGCGAGCCGCGGTTCGCAAGCTGCTGGCCAACACCGACCACGTGATCAAGTCGCGCTAGGGTGAATTGATGTCCAGGTGATGCCGGCCCGCGAACGGCAGTTTACGCTCCGCACCGGTTCTCGAGAACCACCATTCTCGGCTCGTCCTGAATCTCAACAAACCCCAGGCCGGAGCTACTCTTCCTTCTCGCGGCCGAAGGCCACGCGCAGTTCGTCCTTGGCGTGCTCGAGCACCTGTCTGCGCGCGGCGGGCAGGTTCTTGCCGGCGCGGTTGATGTAGAAATTCAGCATCGACATCGCTGACTGGAAGGGTTCGGCCTTGCGGCGGTGGCTGTGCTCGGCCGACCGCTTGAGCGAGGCGGCGATCTTTTTGGCGTCGTCGGATTCGAAGACGTGATCCTCAAGATCCATCGCGTCGCTGTGCTCGGTCACCTCGGCCGACCATTTCTTCTTGGCTGTGGTCATGGCTGGGACTCCTATGCGGGTTCGCTGATCGGAAAACTCCAGACATTGGCGTCGGTTCCCGCCTTCGTGCACGCTCTGGAGCCACGGATTTGCTGGCCGTGGCGCTGCTGTGGGCTGAGAATGTGCCGATAGTGGCCGAAACGGCAGCCGATTTCGAGACCGCCGACAGGAAACGCCTTTGACCCGAACCGACTTGAGCCGGCCCAGTCCCGGCATCGACAGTTCCTACGCGTGGATGCGGCTGGCCATCTCAATGCTGCTGGCGACGATC
It encodes:
- a CDS encoding FadR/GntR family transcriptional regulator; translation: MRDAKPNKEKSPVKADAAERSTGVRRPDAARIPGASVHTSLASEIGLRIVRGDYPPGTILPNEAKWSETFSVSRSAVREAIKMLMAKSLLASRPKIGSWVEPKERWNLLDRDVLAWYATSPDREVFLKTVQEFRHIIEPEATAFAAMRRTDEQMAEISQACREMGEAASLQERTRADTRFHLAILRASGNDLLVPLGVLIESAFDHLFTFTTREVDDLNHAQKLHEAIEKNIRLQRPDAARAAVRKLLANTDHVIKSR
- a CDS encoding NAD(P)-dependent oxidoreductase, producing the protein MNTSAARETIGFIGLGLMGHGIAKNIVDKGYPLTFLGRKNRKPAEDLLGRGAREASTSRDVAAASDIVFICVTGSREVEAIIRGPGGLKEGLKKGSVVVDCSTSDPVSTVALAAELNALGIDYVDAPLSRTPKEAWEGTLDAMVGAPDAVFARVKPVIETWAGRIVHIGDTGDGHRMKLLNNFISLGYAAIYSEALALAEKVGISPPRFDSVIRNGRMDCGFYQTFMRWTLEGDRDAHKFTIANAFKDLTYLESMAGAAGIANPLGNATKNSFAGAHATGPAEQFVPMLATHIAKINGVDLMPTKDGKKQTI
- a CDS encoding sugar-binding protein, with the protein product MRKTVLLAAVAAMALGAGPALAKKQLVIVVKGLDNPFFEAIHQGCEKWNKENASSEYECFYTGPASTSDEAGEAQILQDILSKPDTAAVAISPSNAPLIAQTLKTANPTIPIMTVDADLAKEDAALRKTYLGTDNYLMGKKIGEYIKKAKPNGGTICTIEGNPAADNILRRAQGMRDALTGKEGLAALAGEGGWTEVAGCPVFTNDDGAKGVQAMTDILAANPKLDAFGIMGGWPLFGAPQPYRDLVGPLKDRLAKNDFVIGAADTIGDEVAIARDGLVTALVGQRPFEMGYKAPSVMIDLITGKKVDDPVFTGLDECTKDTVDTCIQK
- a CDS encoding FadR/GntR family transcriptional regulator, with amino-acid sequence MPHEKAERKASRAKAQASRDPAVMRRADAAHFPGSSVHASLASEIGLRIVRGDYPPGSILPNEAKWAETFNVSRSAVREAIKMLMAKSLLASRPKIGSWVEPKERWNLLDRDVLAWYATAPDREAFLRTVQEFRHIIEPEASAFAAMRRSDEQMAEISLACREMGEAANLPERIRADTRFHLAILRASGNDLLVPLGVLIESALDHLFVFTTRQVGDQRRAQKLHEAIEKNIRLQRPAAARNAVHKLLADTDEGIGSRRR
- a CDS encoding ATP-binding cassette domain-containing protein; its protein translation is MAVLELTNISKHFGAIQAVNDVSLSIEPGQVVGLMGDNGAGKSTLVKMIAGNFRPSHGAMRMDDKELILHKPVEARQHGIEIVHQDLALCNNLTAAANVYLGRELRRGVGPFRILDYAAMYKRAGQIFAELKSETRPRDLVKQMSGGQRQAVAIARTMLSQAKIVLMDEPTAAISVRQVAEVLNLIRNLRNQGIAVVLISHRMPDVFDVADRVIVMRRGRKVADKTIASSSPEEVTGLITGAIEQAA
- a CDS encoding DUF3175 domain-containing protein produces the protein MTTAKKKWSAEVTEHSDAMDLEDHVFESDDAKKIAASLKRSAEHSHRRKAEPFQSAMSMLNFYINRAGKNLPAARRQVLEHAKDELRVAFGREKEE
- a CDS encoding NAD-dependent epimerase/dehydratase family protein, with product MTKRIMFTGGSGKAGRHVVQYLVEQGCQVLNIDTKPLDNPKVRTLITDITDSGQVFNALSSYMGLHEFDPSLRPQPVDAVVHFAAIPRIMITPDNEVFRINAMGTYNVIEAAVKLGIRKIIIASSETTYGLVFANEPRDPKYFPLDEEYDVDPMDSYALSKIVNEKTARAFAQRNGTDIYALRIGNVIEPHEYSLFPKWFADPGFRKRIAWSYVDARDLGQITLRAIEKDGLGYQVFNAANDDTSSDLPTAELLKRFYPGVPVKAELGEYETLLSNRKARDMLGFRPEHSWRKYVKTA